A single window of Fibrobacter sp. DNA harbors:
- a CDS encoding bile acid:sodium symporter family protein, with translation MHILEKISEFVGKWMAVIILAIAALSLLLPKSTFWIEISWVNYLLMIVMFGMGLTLKLSDFALVFARPKEITIGCAAQFIIMPALAFLLSKVFGLDAALMAGVVLVGTCPGGTSSNVITYLSKGDVALSVGMTSVNTLLAPVLTPAITYLLLRTTVSVDVLAMFLSIVKVVIVPIALGFVINKFFGKWTARAVKVLPLISVIAIAMIVAAVVSHNAAKILSTGAIVFAVVILHNLLGYGCGFGLGKLLKFSTPKTKALSIEIGMQNSGLATSLAATSFSLLAMATVPGAIFSVWHNISGAILANIYRRWEK, from the coding sequence ATGCATATCTTGGAAAAAATTAGCGAATTTGTGGGCAAGTGGATGGCGGTTATCATTTTGGCTATCGCGGCGCTCTCGCTGCTCCTGCCCAAATCTACGTTCTGGATTGAAATCAGCTGGGTGAATTACCTGCTGATGATTGTGATGTTCGGCATGGGGCTCACACTCAAGTTAAGCGATTTTGCGCTTGTATTTGCACGGCCGAAGGAAATCACTATCGGGTGTGCGGCGCAGTTTATTATAATGCCTGCACTTGCGTTCTTGCTCTCTAAGGTTTTCGGGCTGGATGCCGCCCTCATGGCGGGCGTGGTTCTCGTAGGCACGTGCCCCGGCGGGACGTCCAGCAACGTGATTACTTATCTTTCGAAAGGCGACGTGGCGCTTTCCGTGGGCATGACCAGCGTGAATACGTTGCTCGCACCCGTGCTGACTCCGGCGATTACGTACCTGCTCCTGCGCACCACCGTGAGCGTGGACGTGCTGGCAATGTTCCTTTCCATCGTGAAGGTAGTCATCGTGCCGATTGCCCTCGGGTTTGTCATCAACAAGTTTTTCGGTAAATGGACTGCCCGTGCCGTGAAGGTCTTGCCGCTCATCTCGGTGATTGCCATCGCGATGATTGTGGCGGCGGTCGTCTCGCACAACGCCGCAAAGATTCTCTCTACGGGTGCCATCGTGTTTGCCGTGGTGATTCTCCACAACCTGCTCGGCTACGGCTGCGGCTTTGGCCTCGGGAAGCTGCTGAAATTCTCGACACCCAAGACGAAGGCGCTTTCCATCGAAATCGGCATGCAGAACTCCGGTCTTGCCACAAGCCTTGCGGCGACTTCGTTCTCGTTGCTTGCCATGGCGACTGTTCCCGGCGCTATATTCTCCGTATGGCATAACATCTCCGGCGCAATTCTTGCGAACATATATCGTCGCTGGGAAAAATAG
- the vsr gene encoding DNA mismatch endonuclease Vsr, protein MKKRRPRKRAPMNRSQMMQAVHSEDTQPELLVRRELFKVGLRYRLHRRDLPGSPDLFILKYGVVVFINGCFWHQHGCKFTSKPKSNPEFWNEKFTNNIVRDIKTNWKLSLSGYRVATVWECSIKNDFDRTIERLKAFIKSDEETIEI, encoded by the coding sequence ATGAAAAAGCGCCGTCCAAGGAAACGTGCTCCCATGAACCGCTCGCAAATGATGCAGGCGGTGCATTCGGAAGATACGCAGCCCGAACTACTTGTGCGGCGGGAGCTTTTTAAGGTGGGACTGCGATATAGACTGCACCGTCGTGATTTGCCCGGCTCTCCAGATTTATTCATTCTCAAGTACGGCGTGGTGGTCTTCATAAACGGCTGTTTTTGGCACCAGCACGGCTGCAAGTTTACAAGCAAGCCCAAGAGCAATCCTGAATTCTGGAACGAGAAATTCACGAACAATATCGTTCGCGACATCAAGACGAACTGGAAACTTTCGCTCTCGGGTTACCGCGTCGCCACAGTGTGGGAATGTTCCATCAAGAACGACTTTGACCGCACCATCGAACGCCTCAAGGCATTTATCAAAAGCGACGAAGAAACTATCGAAATTTAA
- a CDS encoding tetratricopeptide repeat protein, whose translation MAKVVQITAENFETEVAQASENRAVAVLFSSAEYPDCAPYSQLLGTLSTSMDFTLGVVSCDERENMQLIQAFRVRSVPEVHIVDKGQIADVIQGVLPEADLKKRLEKFFVSDEARFQMALEDAIAQKNFDQALPMLDEALAKTPDDKKLQLLWAKASLGMGDTEKAKEVLAKFTEADDQYREAKSLLELLDFHAEAAKKDVTGKEAVVYHEACKLACAEDFESALQAFLNLFVESPEWNDGAAKKAMLTLFGVLGPKHELTWKYRAKLNTMMFI comes from the coding sequence ATGGCTAAAGTAGTTCAAATTACCGCTGAAAATTTTGAAACAGAGGTGGCTCAGGCCTCCGAAAACCGCGCCGTCGCCGTACTTTTCTCCTCGGCAGAATACCCCGACTGCGCCCCCTATTCCCAGCTGCTGGGGACTCTTTCTACCAGCATGGACTTTACGCTGGGTGTCGTGAGCTGTGACGAACGGGAAAATATGCAGCTCATCCAGGCTTTCCGGGTGCGGTCCGTGCCTGAAGTCCATATTGTAGACAAAGGCCAGATTGCCGATGTCATCCAGGGGGTACTCCCCGAAGCGGACCTGAAGAAGCGTCTCGAAAAGTTCTTCGTGAGTGACGAGGCCCGTTTCCAGATGGCCCTGGAAGACGCCATCGCCCAGAAGAATTTTGACCAGGCGCTCCCGATGCTGGACGAAGCCCTCGCCAAGACCCCCGACGACAAGAAGTTGCAGCTCCTGTGGGCCAAGGCAAGCCTCGGCATGGGTGATACTGAAAAGGCGAAGGAAGTTCTTGCCAAGTTCACCGAAGCCGACGACCAGTACCGGGAGGCGAAATCTCTGCTGGAGCTGCTGGACTTTCATGCCGAAGCCGCCAAGAAGGACGTTACGGGCAAGGAAGCCGTCGTCTATCACGAGGCCTGCAAGCTGGCCTGCGCCGAAGACTTTGAAAGCGCCCTGCAGGCATTTCTTAATTTGTTCGTAGAATCCCCTGAATGGAACGACGGGGCCGCCAAGAAGGCCATGCTCACCCTCTTTGGCGTCCTGGGCCCCAAGCACGAACTCACCTGGAAATACCGTGCCAAACTGAACACCATGATGTTTATTTAA
- a CDS encoding helix-turn-helix transcriptional regulator, which yields MLDPEVTIKHIRENIRQKILDAGYATIEKFAYENGLTKSTITRAINGSRNPRLITLIEIANGLDINLSELLDLHQIEHNQGKKSKTSNHKK from the coding sequence ATGCTAGACCCCGAAGTGACCATAAAGCACATTCGCGAAAACATCCGCCAAAAGATACTGGATGCGGGCTATGCAACTATTGAAAAGTTCGCCTACGAAAATGGTCTTACTAAATCAACCATTACCCGTGCCATAAACGGCTCTAGAAACCCTCGGCTCATAACGCTTATTGAAATTGCAAACGGATTGGATATAAATCTTTCCGAATTACTAGACCTTCATCAAATAGAGCATAATCAAGGAAAAAAAAGCAAAACATCAAACCATAAAAAATAA
- a CDS encoding HU family DNA-binding protein, with the protein MNKQDLIEAILANKEAGFESKAAAGRAVDAVLDGIAAGIKKDGNVQLIGFGTFAVKSRAARTGRNPQTGATIKIKASKTVGFKAGAALKADAAKSKAKK; encoded by the coding sequence ATGAACAAACAAGATCTCATTGAAGCCATCCTCGCTAACAAGGAAGCTGGTTTTGAATCCAAGGCTGCCGCTGGCCGCGCTGTTGATGCCGTTCTCGACGGTATCGCCGCCGGTATCAAGAAGGACGGCAATGTCCAGCTGATCGGCTTCGGCACCTTCGCTGTGAAGAGCCGCGCTGCTCGCACCGGTCGCAATCCGCAGACTGGCGCTACCATCAAGATCAAGGCTTCCAAGACTGTTGGCTTCAAGGCCGGTGCTGCCCTCAAGGCTGACGCTGCTAAGTCCAAGGCCAAGAAGTAA
- a CDS encoding helix-turn-helix domain-containing protein, producing MKNRNKILGLIFFAVAFALWGLFFTQFKSNALELFPSRTFEIYTLTDHEAMGFSTSEVTVSDSLVDAVVNIRSGKAFPFAGFGFNLMSQNGRPAGYMDLSRFDSLEVEVSTVRMNSIGLRILTDDPQYSQKGLYMSYRPLETQAPADRSFGVAKVAIADFKTAEWWLAGMGLEKDDGLTYLYRAMLLEVYNGRGTLRGIPDAIQVKSLRLWGENRDFKKGMFFVLGLLAILFVCFIYRAFRKPEDRAAQKQQMEKVARLLKTTDKSLAEIALEVGEKKASRLERNFRKVYRLSPLEYRRKND from the coding sequence ATGAAGAACAGAAATAAGATACTCGGTTTAATATTCTTTGCCGTAGCCTTCGCCTTGTGGGGGCTTTTCTTTACGCAGTTCAAAAGTAACGCCCTGGAGTTGTTCCCGTCAAGGACTTTCGAAATCTACACCCTGACAGACCACGAGGCCATGGGCTTTTCCACCTCCGAAGTGACGGTAAGCGATTCCCTCGTGGATGCAGTGGTGAATATCCGGAGCGGCAAGGCGTTCCCTTTTGCCGGGTTCGGATTCAACCTGATGTCCCAAAACGGAAGGCCCGCAGGCTACATGGACCTGTCCAGGTTTGATTCCCTGGAGGTGGAAGTTTCCACCGTGCGGATGAATTCTATTGGTCTACGCATTCTCACAGACGACCCTCAGTATTCGCAGAAGGGACTGTACATGAGTTACCGCCCTCTGGAAACCCAGGCTCCGGCAGATCGAAGTTTCGGGGTGGCCAAGGTCGCTATCGCTGATTTCAAGACGGCGGAATGGTGGCTTGCCGGCATGGGGCTGGAAAAAGACGATGGTCTTACTTATTTATATAGGGCCATGCTTCTCGAGGTTTATAACGGCCGAGGCACCCTGCGGGGAATTCCCGACGCTATCCAGGTCAAGTCCCTGCGGCTTTGGGGCGAAAACCGCGATTTTAAGAAGGGAATGTTCTTTGTCCTTGGACTGCTGGCCATACTCTTTGTATGTTTTATTTACAGGGCTTTCCGTAAGCCAGAAGACAGAGCCGCCCAGAAACAACAAATGGAGAAGGTCGCTCGTCTTTTGAAGACTACGGACAAGTCCCTGGCCGAAATCGCTCTTGAAGTGGGGGAGAAGAAGGCCTCTCGTCTAGAGCGGAATTTCCGTAAGGTCTACAGGCTTTCGCCGCTGGAATACAGGAGGAAGAATGATTAA
- a CDS encoding AI-2E family transporter, which translates to MIKHWNLDKVMHFLKILVLFTVGMLLIYYLRGVLFPFFAAFLIAYIVDPIVNRLQKKVKHRIIAVIIVLLVAGLAIAGALRLFIPLVIGEVQNLGVLIAKVFNDSEWAARIEKLMPGGLYETIQSLISWEQLSASMQHLDFWREVQNIAGKVLPGAWGVLSYTGTIVLWFSGAAVIFMYLVFIMLDMPKLRRGLYSLVPERFQDNAISFAKETDRFMGTYFRAQSLVALTVGTLYAIGFGIMGLPMGVAFGLFSGALNMIPYLQLTTIPLALVLAVVHALNTGMPFWEVALIICSIYLVVQVIQDFFLVPHIVGGSMNLPPVGILLSLSIWGKLLGFLGLLVAIPFTCLCLVYLQKLPKNRYDEDLDSPEPPPEA; encoded by the coding sequence ATGATTAAGCATTGGAACTTGGACAAGGTCATGCATTTTCTCAAGATCCTGGTCCTGTTTACGGTCGGGATGTTGCTGATCTATTACCTGAGGGGCGTCCTGTTTCCGTTCTTTGCGGCGTTTCTCATCGCCTATATCGTAGATCCCATAGTAAACCGCTTGCAAAAGAAGGTCAAGCACCGTATTATCGCCGTCATAATCGTGTTATTGGTGGCTGGGCTTGCCATTGCGGGCGCTCTTCGCCTGTTTATTCCCTTGGTGATTGGTGAAGTGCAGAACCTGGGCGTTCTTATCGCCAAGGTGTTCAACGATTCGGAATGGGCGGCACGGATTGAAAAGTTGATGCCCGGCGGATTGTACGAAACCATCCAGTCCTTGATTTCTTGGGAGCAGTTGTCCGCTTCCATGCAGCACCTGGATTTCTGGAGAGAAGTGCAGAATATCGCTGGCAAGGTTCTTCCGGGAGCCTGGGGTGTTCTCTCCTACACGGGAACAATCGTTTTGTGGTTCTCCGGTGCAGCAGTGATATTCATGTATCTGGTGTTTATCATGCTGGATATGCCCAAGCTCCGTCGGGGCTTGTACAGCCTGGTTCCTGAACGGTTTCAGGACAATGCTATATCCTTCGCGAAAGAAACAGACCGCTTTATGGGAACCTATTTCCGCGCCCAGTCCCTAGTGGCCTTGACGGTGGGTACTCTCTATGCTATAGGGTTCGGAATAATGGGGCTTCCCATGGGGGTTGCCTTCGGGCTTTTTTCCGGCGCCCTCAACATGATTCCCTATTTACAGCTCACCACCATCCCGCTGGCCCTTGTTTTGGCCGTGGTTCACGCCCTGAATACGGGCATGCCCTTCTGGGAAGTGGCCTTGATTATTTGCTCCATTTACCTTGTTGTACAGGTCATTCAGGACTTTTTCCTGGTTCCTCACATTGTCGGAGGCTCCATGAATCTGCCTCCCGTGGGCATTCTTTTGTCCTTGTCGATATGGGGTAAGTTGTTGGGCTTCTTAGGGTTACTTGTCGCTATCCCGTTCACTTGTCTGTGCTTGGTGTACTTGCAGAAGCTCCCCAAGAACAGGTATGACGAAGACCTTGATTCGCCCGAACCGCCCCCCGAGGCTTGA
- the carB gene encoding carbamoyl-phosphate synthase large subunit has protein sequence MKIEGIDKVLIIGSGPIVIGQACEFDYSGTQACKALREQGYKIVLVNSNPATIMTDPVMADATYIEPLNVARLTQIIEKERPQALLPNLGGQTGLNLASALSKAGVLDKYGVKVIGVNLDAIERGEDREIFKETMQKLGIDTPRSGICHSVEEAEKIVAEIGYPVVVRPAYTMGGAGGGFCYNVEELRTICSNGLELSMTHQCLIEESILGWEELEVEVVRDSKNQMIAICFIENIDPVGVHTGDSFCAAPFLTIDKKLEEELKEKAFKIVESIGVIGGTNVQFAHDPKTGRVVIIEINPRTSRSSALASKATGFPIALISAKLAAGLTLDQIPYWRDGSLEKYTPSGDYVVLKFARWAFEKFRGVDDCLGTQMKAVGEVMAIGKTYKETLQKAIRGLENGRSGLGFAKDFNKKSKEELLEMLKTPSSERHFQMYEAIRKGATDEEIFAATYEKAYFVQQMRELVELEEEMLKTPGRLPADELLIKAKKDGFSDKYIAKILGIREKDVRKKRTELGVVEGWCAVPVSGVKDQYYYYSTYNCKDESTASTNPKKIMILGGGPNRIGQGIEFDYCCCHAAMALREMGYETIMVNCNPETVSTDYDTSDKLYFEPVSLEDVLQIYHKEKPAGVIVQFGGQTPLNIARALSDEGVKILGTSIDSIDIAEDRDLFRKMMDQLGIPMPESGMATNIDEALACVKQIGGYPVMIRPSFVLGGRGMEVIYDENMLREYVAKAVGVTPDRPLLIDRFLHNALECEADALSDGEHVYIPSVMEHVELAGVHSGDSACIIPPVTITKENLATIKDYTRKIAEALHVCGLMNMQYAIEDGKVFVLEANPRASRTVPLVSKVCNTQMARLATRLMLGAKLEDLKLKDKKFNHHGAKEAVFPFDKFPKVDPVLGPEMRSTGEVLGLSDDYALAYYKSQEAAGSFLPNEGAVLISLSDKVNLSEQAIEIGKEFQKLGFKIYATEGTAKFYEKAGVKCEVVNKIAEGRPNVLDIILNKQVNLIINTPWAKRDAIKDESAIRKAAIKYKVPYITTLAGAYNTVKGIAAARNGHGAVKSLQEYHASIEEV, from the coding sequence ATGAAGATTGAAGGCATCGACAAAGTCCTTATCATCGGTTCTGGCCCGATCGTGATCGGTCAGGCTTGCGAATTCGACTATTCCGGCACCCAGGCTTGCAAGGCCCTGCGCGAACAGGGTTACAAGATTGTGCTCGTGAACTCCAACCCGGCTACCATCATGACCGACCCGGTCATGGCCGATGCCACTTACATCGAACCGCTGAACGTCGCCCGCCTCACCCAGATTATCGAAAAGGAACGCCCGCAGGCCCTCCTCCCGAACTTGGGCGGCCAGACCGGCCTGAACCTCGCCTCAGCACTCAGCAAGGCTGGCGTGCTGGACAAGTACGGCGTGAAGGTCATCGGTGTGAACCTCGACGCTATCGAACGCGGCGAAGACCGTGAAATCTTCAAGGAAACCATGCAGAAGCTCGGCATCGACACCCCGCGCTCCGGCATTTGCCACTCTGTGGAAGAAGCCGAAAAGATCGTTGCAGAAATCGGCTACCCGGTGGTGGTTCGCCCGGCATACACCATGGGCGGTGCAGGCGGCGGTTTCTGCTACAACGTGGAAGAACTCCGCACCATTTGCTCTAACGGTCTTGAACTCTCCATGACGCACCAGTGCCTCATCGAAGAATCCATCCTCGGTTGGGAAGAGCTGGAAGTCGAAGTCGTGCGCGATTCCAAGAACCAGATGATTGCCATCTGCTTCATCGAAAACATCGACCCGGTGGGCGTGCATACCGGCGACTCCTTCTGTGCCGCCCCGTTCCTCACCATCGACAAGAAGCTCGAAGAAGAATTGAAGGAAAAGGCCTTCAAGATTGTGGAATCCATCGGCGTGATTGGCGGTACCAACGTGCAGTTCGCTCACGACCCGAAGACCGGCCGCGTGGTGATTATCGAAATCAACCCGCGTACCAGCCGCTCCTCCGCCCTTGCTTCCAAGGCTACCGGCTTCCCGATCGCCCTCATTTCTGCAAAGCTCGCCGCAGGCCTTACCCTCGACCAGATTCCGTACTGGCGCGACGGAAGCCTCGAAAAGTACACCCCGAGCGGTGACTACGTTGTGCTCAAGTTCGCCCGCTGGGCATTCGAAAAGTTCCGCGGCGTCGATGACTGCCTCGGCACCCAGATGAAGGCTGTGGGCGAAGTCATGGCTATCGGCAAGACCTACAAGGAAACCCTCCAGAAGGCTATCCGCGGCCTCGAAAACGGTCGTTCCGGCCTCGGCTTTGCCAAGGACTTCAACAAGAAGAGCAAGGAAGAACTCCTCGAAATGCTCAAGACCCCGAGCTCCGAACGCCACTTCCAGATGTACGAAGCCATCCGTAAGGGCGCAACCGACGAAGAAATCTTCGCTGCCACCTATGAAAAGGCCTACTTCGTGCAGCAGATGCGCGAACTCGTGGAACTCGAAGAAGAAATGCTCAAGACTCCGGGCCGCCTGCCTGCCGATGAACTCCTCATCAAGGCCAAGAAGGACGGCTTCAGCGACAAGTACATCGCCAAGATTCTCGGCATCCGCGAAAAGGACGTGCGCAAGAAGCGTACGGAACTCGGCGTGGTCGAAGGCTGGTGCGCAGTGCCGGTGAGCGGCGTGAAGGACCAGTACTACTACTACAGCACCTACAACTGCAAGGACGAATCTACCGCTTCCACCAACCCGAAGAAGATTATGATTCTCGGCGGTGGCCCGAACAGAATCGGCCAGGGCATCGAATTCGACTACTGCTGCTGCCACGCTGCAATGGCCCTCCGCGAAATGGGTTACGAAACCATCATGGTGAACTGCAACCCCGAAACGGTTTCTACCGACTACGATACTTCCGACAAGCTCTACTTCGAACCGGTTTCTTTGGAAGACGTTCTCCAGATTTACCACAAGGAAAAGCCGGCTGGCGTGATCGTGCAGTTCGGTGGTCAGACTCCGCTGAACATCGCCCGCGCCCTCTCCGACGAAGGTGTGAAGATTCTCGGTACGAGCATCGACTCCATCGACATCGCCGAAGACCGCGACTTGTTCCGCAAGATGATGGACCAGCTCGGCATCCCGATGCCGGAAAGCGGCATGGCCACGAACATCGACGAAGCCCTCGCTTGCGTCAAGCAGATCGGCGGCTACCCGGTGATGATCCGCCCGAGCTTCGTGCTTGGCGGCCGCGGCATGGAAGTCATCTACGACGAGAACATGCTCCGCGAATACGTGGCGAAGGCCGTGGGCGTGACCCCGGACCGTCCGCTCCTCATCGACCGCTTCCTCCACAACGCTCTCGAATGCGAAGCCGACGCCCTCTCCGACGGCGAACACGTTTACATCCCGTCCGTGATGGAACACGTGGAACTTGCCGGTGTCCACTCCGGTGACTCCGCCTGCATCATCCCGCCGGTGACCATCACCAAGGAAAACTTGGCAACCATCAAGGATTACACCAGGAAGATTGCAGAAGCCCTCCACGTGTGCGGCCTCATGAACATGCAGTACGCTATCGAAGACGGCAAGGTGTTCGTCCTCGAAGCGAACCCGCGTGCAAGCCGCACGGTGCCTCTGGTCTCCAAGGTTTGCAACACCCAGATGGCCCGCCTCGCGACCCGCCTCATGCTCGGCGCGAAGCTCGAAGACCTGAAGCTCAAGGACAAGAAGTTCAACCACCACGGCGCCAAGGAAGCCGTGTTCCCCTTCGACAAGTTCCCGAAGGTGGACCCGGTTCTCGGCCCCGAAATGCGCTCCACCGGCGAAGTTCTCGGCCTCTCCGACGACTACGCCCTCGCTTACTACAAGAGCCAGGAAGCCGCTGGTTCCTTCCTCCCGAACGAAGGTGCCGTGCTGATTAGCTTGTCCGATAAGGTTAACTTGTCTGAACAGGCCATCGAAATCGGCAAGGAATTCCAGAAGCTCGGCTTCAAGATTTACGCTACCGAAGGCACCGCCAAGTTCTACGAGAAGGCCGGCGTGAAGTGCGAAGTGGTGAACAAGATCGCTGAAGGCCGCCCGAACGTCCTCGACATCATCTTGAACAAGCAGGTGAACCTCATCATCAACACGCCGTGGGCAAAGCGCGACGCCATCAAGGACGAAAGCGCCATCCGCAAGGCCGCCATCAAGTACAAGGTTCCCTACATCACGACCCTCGCCGGTGCCTACAACACCGTCAAGGGCATCGCCGCCGCTCGTAACGGCCATGGTGCTGTGAAGTCGCTGCAGGAATACCACGCAAGCATCGAAGAGGTGTAG
- a CDS encoding biotin attachment protein, which yields MKKIKFQDTSFRDGFQSIFGARVFAKDFMPAVEAAVKAGITHFEAGGGARFQALYQNCGEDAFDMMDEFRRVVGPNIRLQTLARGINVVALAPQPRDMIKLHADMFKKHGMTRIRNFDALNDVNNLIYSGKCITDAGLEHEVVVTMMELPPGCDLNAAHNPEFYERILRNILDAGVPFASVCFKDASGTTNPTKVYETFKRARKLLGDKVELRIHSHDTCGTGVAQYKAAIEGGADGVDLGRKPLSGGTAQPDLFSMFHALKGTDYKLALGEDSIVDDHIPELMEANNVAVECLKDYNFPPEARQITTDVIFSPMPGGALTANTLMMRETKTFHLFPKVIENMSECVRRGGFASSVTPVSQFYFQQAYMNTLNQAAGRGTWFKMTEGYGKMLLGYQGKTPCEPDPELVKIAADQFNMKPFKEAYPGVQCAEEILEPGIPKAKALLEENGLPVTDETIFITGCLQTKAGNKGIEFLKGNRHIGVPKKDPNAAPAVDTKNMKAGAASTYRIALGNQSWDVQVQTLSK from the coding sequence ATGAAAAAGATCAAGTTCCAGGACACCTCGTTCCGCGATGGTTTCCAGTCTATTTTCGGTGCCCGTGTTTTCGCCAAGGACTTTATGCCCGCGGTGGAAGCTGCCGTGAAGGCCGGCATCACCCACTTTGAAGCTGGTGGTGGCGCCCGTTTCCAGGCCCTGTACCAGAACTGCGGCGAAGACGCTTTCGACATGATGGACGAGTTCCGCCGCGTTGTCGGCCCGAACATCCGCCTGCAGACCCTTGCCCGCGGTATCAACGTGGTGGCCCTCGCTCCGCAGCCGCGCGACATGATCAAGCTCCATGCCGACATGTTCAAGAAGCACGGCATGACCCGCATCCGTAACTTTGACGCCCTCAACGACGTGAACAACCTCATCTACTCCGGCAAGTGCATCACCGACGCCGGTCTGGAACACGAAGTCGTCGTGACCATGATGGAACTTCCTCCGGGATGCGACCTCAACGCCGCCCACAACCCGGAATTCTACGAACGCATCCTCCGCAACATCTTGGACGCAGGCGTTCCGTTCGCTTCCGTTTGCTTCAAGGACGCTTCCGGTACCACGAACCCGACCAAGGTTTATGAAACCTTCAAGCGCGCCCGTAAGCTCCTCGGCGACAAGGTGGAACTCCGCATCCACAGCCATGACACCTGCGGTACCGGTGTGGCCCAGTACAAGGCCGCTATCGAAGGTGGCGCCGACGGTGTGGACCTCGGCCGCAAGCCCCTTTCCGGCGGTACGGCTCAGCCCGACCTGTTCTCCATGTTCCACGCCCTCAAGGGTACGGACTACAAGCTCGCCCTCGGTGAAGACAGCATCGTCGATGACCACATTCCGGAACTCATGGAAGCCAACAACGTGGCCGTCGAATGCCTCAAGGACTACAACTTCCCGCCTGAAGCCCGTCAGATTACCACCGACGTGATCTTCAGCCCCATGCCGGGTGGCGCTCTTACCGCCAACACCCTCATGATGCGTGAAACCAAGACCTTCCACCTGTTCCCGAAGGTTATCGAGAACATGAGTGAATGCGTCCGCCGCGGTGGCTTTGCTTCTTCCGTGACGCCGGTTTCCCAGTTCTACTTCCAGCAGGCTTACATGAACACCCTGAACCAGGCCGCAGGCCGCGGTACTTGGTTCAAGATGACCGAAGGCTACGGCAAGATGCTCCTCGGCTACCAGGGCAAGACTCCTTGCGAACCGGATCCGGAACTCGTGAAGATCGCTGCCGACCAGTTCAACATGAAGCCGTTCAAGGAAGCCTATCCGGGCGTCCAGTGCGCAGAAGAAATTCTCGAACCGGGCATTCCGAAGGCCAAGGCCCTCCTCGAAGAAAATGGTCTGCCGGTTACCGACGAAACCATCTTCATCACGGGCTGCCTCCAGACGAAGGCTGGCAACAAGGGTATCGAATTCCTCAAGGGCAACCGCCACATTGGCGTTCCCAAGAAGGACCCGAACGCGGCACCCGCCGTGGACACCAAGAACATGAAGGCCGGTGCCGCAAGCACCTACCGCATCGCTCTTGGCAACCAGAGCTGGGACGTGCAGGTTCAGACACTCAGCAAGTAA
- a CDS encoding DUF3800 domain-containing protein translates to MSCLSIFVDESGDFGPYDSKSPYYIVTLVIHDQSKDISSQVQALNDKVQSLGFGNDFVIHTAPLIRREEIFVNEPPNKRRSLFISLFFFVLKSPISYKTFVFEKRQGETTLALEGRMAREMSLFIRQNLAFFQNFEDVVLYYDNGQHELNRILNYILSTELSSYTLRKVLPKDYKLFQVADLICTLQLLSLKCESGELSKSEQLIFHSKRDLRKTFLGPIQKKRF, encoded by the coding sequence ATGAGTTGCCTGAGTATTTTTGTGGATGAGAGTGGGGATTTCGGCCCTTACGATTCAAAATCCCCATATTACATCGTGACACTCGTCATCCACGACCAGTCAAAAGATATTAGCTCTCAGGTTCAAGCTTTAAACGACAAGGTCCAGTCGCTTGGATTCGGCAACGATTTTGTCATTCACACAGCACCACTTATTCGCAGGGAAGAAATCTTCGTCAACGAGCCACCAAACAAAAGAAGGTCTCTTTTTATAAGCCTGTTTTTCTTCGTCCTGAAATCTCCAATTTCCTACAAGACTTTTGTTTTCGAAAAGCGACAAGGCGAAACGACTTTGGCTTTGGAAGGTCGTATGGCTCGCGAAATGTCTCTGTTCATCCGGCAAAACCTAGCCTTCTTTCAAAATTTTGAGGATGTTGTCCTTTATTATGACAACGGCCAACACGAGTTGAACAGAATTTTGAATTACATCCTTTCAACAGAACTATCCTCTTATACACTCCGAAAAGTGCTTCCCAAGGATTATAAGTTATTCCAAGTTGCCGACTTGATTTGTACCTTACAGCTTCTCAGTCTAAAATGCGAAAGCGGAGAACTTTCCAAATCAGAGCAACTTATATTCCACAGTAAGCGAGACCTAAGGAAGACTTTCTTAGGTCCAATACAAAAGAAACGATTTTAG